The Cervus elaphus chromosome 30, mCerEla1.1, whole genome shotgun sequence genome segment AGTGAGTTGTCCTGCTTCTGATGTCATCCTTTTATTCTTGTTTGAGTGTAGTTTTTCCCTCtgtttgagcattgttttaagGTGATTTTGAGGTCAACAGTTCTCTCTATAGGCCACCCCAGTGCAGGGACCCTTTGTGTGTGGACGTTAACCCTAGagttaattttcttttagtttcacTGTACATGAGCTAGTTAATACCTGATAAAGGTACTTCTGTCCAGGTTGGTGATAGTCCTTTGCATTATGTCTTTTCCAGAAGTTATAATTCTCTGGTTGTAGGCCACAGGGCATCTGATCTCCCTCCAAAgacagattactgagataagctttagaaacaaactttaGAATATCTCTTAATAACTCAATTAAAGTTTTTAGTAATATAACAAAACAGCAAAGGAAGACCTGGGAAGTGAGCCTTTGCAAACAtagaccttaattaacaaaactagaatttaatatttagtgaaacataaagaaaattttcCTTCATGAGGACATATTAACTCGgcagccagggaaggctttatctcatcaaataaaaatgagttttGTCATGGGGCTGGGGAAAGCCAAGTGACCATCTTATGTTTCCCACAACCCTATTTGATTTACAGTTAGTTTACCCATTTTGATTTCTGCAATTTAGGAGTAGACTGttgccatgtttttttttttttttttttttgcttgatacCAGCTGAAGCAgcctttttattacttttatgtaCAGTACAGAAAACTCAATAGTGTACACTCAGCCCGGCTTGGTGGCCAGTTCTTTGGCCTTAGCCTTTTCCAGCTTGGCGATGCGAGCCACTGACTTCGGCCCCAGGACATTGCCTCCCCAGTGACGACGGATCTCATCGTATCTGTCGTTGTAATTGGTTCTGATGGCTTCCACCAGCTTAGCCAGAGCACTCTTGTCCTCCGAGTTGACTTGTGTGAAGGCCACGGTGGTGCATGTCTTCCTGTGGACCAGGCGCCCCAGCCGGGCCTTGCCCTTGATGATGCAGTAGGGAACCCCCATCTTGCGGCACAGGGCAGGCAGGAAGACCACGAGCTCGATGGGATCCACATCGTGAGCGATCACCACCAGCTGAGCCTTCTTGTTCTCCACCAGGGTGGTGACAGTGTTGACCCCTGCTCTAAGGACAGGTGGCCTCTTGGTGGGGACGTCGCCTTTGCCGGCGGCTTTCTTCTCAGCGCGGGCCAGCAGCCTctgcttcttctcctgctttgtcTCTGGTCTGTACTTGTGGGCCAGCTTAAGCAGTTGAGTAGCTGTTTGTCGGTCCAAGGCCTGGGTGAATTGGTTAATTGCAGGAGGCACCTTCAGCCGCTTATAGAGAATAGCCCTTTGCCGCTGCAGCCGGATGTAGCGGGGCCATTTGACAAAGCGGGTGAGGTCCCTCTTGGGTTGGATGTCCTGTCCAATACCAAAATTCTTGGGCCTCTTCTCGAACAGGGGGTTGACCACCTTCTTGGCCTCCTGCTTCTTCACCACGGCCGGGGCCGGGGCTACCTTCTTCCCCTTGGCCTTCTTTCCCTTCGGCATCTTGAAGGGCTGGCGTAGAGAGctgttgccatgttttaaggacatcaggatagcaaGTGTCTGACAACGAGGGCTTAATTTTTGTAAAGCAGAATAAAGATTATGGTACATGTGGATAAAGCTCAGGCTTATTTACTTTACCAGAGtaagaaaaggttttaaaaacaaatataaatcagttAATGGCAAAGAAATTCACATTGTCTGTTATTAAATACTGCATTCCTGGGTAACTTCGTTTTcttaacagagagagagaaaaaaaaattcagtctggCACCAGGTTACTATTAATTACAAAATTTGCTTATCTGGCTAATCTTAGTAAATTTTTGTCATAAACCTTGAAGAAGAAGCAGTATTTTTGCAAAGGCATCAGAGGGAAACCATAGAAGACACATTTAGAATCTGACTACATTGCAGTTGACAAAGCAACCTGGTCATTGCTGTGGCATGTAACACTTTAATATGACAATTAGAATTATAACTGACAATATTTTTGCCAGGACATATCAGATATttatgaatttcatataatttttagacTATCTGTGTTAGTGACATCTACCATATAATATAACCTAAAAAGATTTGTTACTTATTTGACAGTACTTCGCATGTACCTTTAACATGGTCAATGAACCTAATTAGTTTAATATCCTTCTTTGGGATGCCTCAGGGGCCCTCAGAAACACCTCAGAGTTAGCTAGACATCAAAACAACTTCATTAGAATTTAAGAAAGTTTTCCCCAAAATTTCTAAAGGGTTTATAAAATTCAGTGAGATAGGATCATGCAGGTCACTGTGAAACAAGTTATTCACTTAGCAATAGTagcaaaagatttcaaaggtaaacatagaacagATCATTTAAAAGGGTAATAAACTTAATATCCATTATCAAAGGtgatttaacattttaagaaaacttgtACCATGCACCCTACTTTTCTTAAGCCACTATGAAGTATCCTTTATATCAGCACAGTACTCTGTAGATTGGTAAATATAAATCAGTTAAAGCTCTTACCtcacttgcattttcttttcttaaaagctTCTTTACATTTTACATTGTCACTTTCCTTGCTGACAATTTGCAACAGATATAAACCTATGcacaataaaagtattatacaatgttgatgactcaagacatgtctGTTAATTAGATCAGCAGGCAGacattaatattgaatatttcccagttcacatgaacctgaaattcattgagtttaatttttttgaatttagaattctttggtttgtaagcacttacttttctttaggccaacTAAATTAGAGCTCCTTTATAAATTAGCCTCAGTAATATTATCCAAAGACAAAAatacacactgagacatacatatatatccagatagagactttataatttttttgtttggtcAGAAGAACCTGACAGGGTAAAGAAACCGCGTAGGGGAAGGAGTGAGGGAATCTGGGCTCTCCCTCCCTCTGAGAGACAGGAGAAGTTAGATGGGAAGTCTTTATGATGTTAGGagagttttctgatttttcaggcTTTGGATTATAGGAGAAAGTTCTAGTATTTTAACAGAGGATTTTTGAACACAGAGTAAGGTGGGAGATTGTTCTTCCCAAGTAGAGTGGGTAAGAAAATCCCAGGAAAACGTAAAGCGCAGAGCACGCTGGCTGGTGAGGTGGTACGAGCACTGGCAAGCTGCTCAGGGAGAAAGATTCCGGGAGGCAGCAGGGCCCGGGgaaggtaaattttttttttatcccaggAAAACAAGTTTGTTATTCAGTGGTGCAAATTTGTTGCAGGTAGCAGCAGGCGCCAAGTTCCAACTCCCAGCACATTGCTTGCCGTGTTGAGAAAAACACACTTCTAGTGCATAAGGCTTACTAGGGGTTGTAGTTTAGGCAGagtgagagaaagggagaaaagtcaGAAGTCTCCAGCCAGAAGTTTGGGTGAGACCTGCAGTTTACCTTACATCTGAGGCACGGCACCAAATGTCAGGTGTGGTTCTTTTCCCTCCATTCCTGTCTTGTTAtagtagaaaattaaaatgacagaTCAGGAAAGCTCATGCAGGCAGGATTTATTAAACAAGCGACATGAAATACACTCCTGAGGCGTGAGAGCAGACCGACCTCTGTAAGAGTGGCCCTACCCTGTCTTTTAATGTCCTTTGTTCCCTCTCCTAAGCGGTCCCCGGAGCCTGATTTCTTCTGCCCCATGTcaaacagctagttgtgattttggtgttctcataGGAAATGAGCGTGTTTccttctattctgccatcttaAAGATATCGCTAGCAATATCACAAGGTTGCCAGGGAAAGCGTCAAAAtgacctcagatatacagatgccactactctaatggcaggaagcaaagaagaactaaagagcctcttgacgaaggtgaaagagggagtgaaaaagctggcttaaaactcaacatttaaaacacgaaaatcatggcatctggtcccatcacttcatggcaaataaatggggaaacaatggaaacagtgacaggctttattttcttgggctccaagttcactgccaatggtgactgcagccatttaattgaaagatgcttgctccttggaagaaaagctatgacaaacctagacagcatatgaaaaagcagagacattactttgccaacaaaggtccatatagtcaaagctatggttttcccagtaatcacatatggatgtgagatttggaccgtaaagaaagctgagcaccgaagaattgatgcttttgaactgcggtgctggataagaccttgagagtcccttggactgcaaggagatcaaaccagtccatcctaaagggactcaatcctgaatattcactggaaagactgatattgaagctgaagctccaatactttggtcacctgatgtgaagaagccgactcattggaaatgaccctgatgctggaaaagatagagggcaggaggagaacgggatggcagaggatgagatggttggatggcatcaccctttaaatggacatgagtttgagcaagctctgagagatgaaggacagggaagcctggtgtgctgcagtccatggggttgcaatgagttggaaaggactgagtgactgaagaacaacagcagCGTCAATCAGGGCTTGTACCTGAGACCAATCAGGGAAGGGAGCATTTCCCACCGAAGGTTTCTACTCCGGGCTGCAGagttttcctttgttctgttttactCAGGCTTTTTTATCCCTTTGTTTGCCTTTTAGTTGCCGCTTTTTAATTGCCATTTTGGACTCCATTCTCAAACTACCCAACATTTCCTTGTATCTGTAGAAACACAGATTAAAGACTTGTAATATTTCAGACAAAACTTCAAAATTATAACCCATATTTATCAGTTTGTGTGAATGTATATATTCAATGAAGTCcgacacttttgcaaccccatggacggtagcccgtcagattcctctgtccatcaaattttccagggaagaatactggagtgggtcccatTTTCTAttccgggagatcttcccgatccagggattgaacccatgtctcctgccttgacaggcgagttctttaccactgtcccacttgggaagcccattcattagTTTACTCAATCTTATagaattaataatttttactaGCATTTTCATGAAATCAGAAAttccattaaattttaaatatcttaccTGGTTCAACAGCATGATATAAAAGTTATCAGAAACCTGTTCTTGTCAGAAGTCCTTCCTGTGACTCTTCTTAAAGATGAAGCAATTTGGAAAGCCTCAGCTTAAACTGTCTGCAGATGATTAAGGACTTAAAAAAGCAATGTTAGAGATCTGATTATAGTGTTTTTTGACAAGGAAGTTTAACCAAGTTGTTGGGacatacagtattttaaaataacaactagaattatgactgatGCAATTATACCAATACATATCCAAATTTCAGAAACTTTATCTAGTTTTTACCATGTCTAGGTTAGTAACATTCATTCGTAAAGTATACTCTAAGTAGTTTTATCACTCGTGTGATAATGCTCTCCAGTAATTTTACATACCAAATAATActagttaaatatttttcttagatgTATCAGAGGCTCTCTAAAGCATTTTAAAGCTGTCTGGAAGTCAAAAGGACTTTAATGAAAATTGTATATTAGGAAAGTTTTCTCCAAAACACTTGGTCAAATAAGGTCATAGATCACTGTGAAATATTACTTATTCCTTAACAAAAGTGAGAACACATCTCAAATGCAAATACAGATCACTTAAAGGCGTAGAAGCTCACACAGTCAACAAAGTCATCATTACAGGAGAACTTTGTCCttctaacagaaagagaaaaccaaatctaGTCTTGTACCAGTttgcttttaataataaaagtcatttaattaattaaattcagTATGAACTTAGCCCATCTGTACCATGCCCAAAGTTCTTTTTTCAGTGTTGCCTTTCTACAAACTTTTCATCATTTCTGTATCTATGTTATTTTGTTCTTAAATTATCCCATGTTGAAACAACTGCATAAACTTCCATCATTTAACTTGATTTAGCACAACTCTAAAATTTTACATTACCAAATATCTGTAGAGATCATTTATATCTAAAaggcacaaaaagagaaatgcaatttTCTCTTCTAACTCATTATGCAAAACTCAATCATCTTGGCTATTTTCAGGAAATTTTTTTCTCCAGTTCTCAAGTATccacttaagttttaaaaaacagataataGTTATAGACAGTAATGTATATCATTTGCTCACATTCACATGGCTCACTTTAAGCAAAACCAGAAAGAGGGAACAGGATTTGGACTCAGGCAGGAAGACAACACAGGCACCCACATACACATCCTCCAATATAAGCCAAATTGCAAAAGGCCCATTTTGATACAATAACAGAGCCATTAGGGGTCGTTGTTCTCCAGATCTTAGAGAGTATTGAGAATACACAGCGCTacaataaaaatacagttttctttcatttacatgAACATAGCTGAAGATCTCCCAGTTTTGCAACATATACCCCAGTTGGACTGTAAGATGGAACAGAGCTCTGATCATCCATACTTAATGGCTGGTGTCATCAAATATCAAGCAAACAACAATTCAAAATGTTCTCTCAGGATCACAGTTCCCTAGCCCCTAAAAGGGAGATTCCAAAACCATGTCCCTTTAGTCAAAATGGGGATAACCTCAACTAACGTCCCATCAGAAATAAAGCTGAATGAATGACCAAGGCTAGTCTAAAAGGGAACATGCTAACCAGTGCTGCACCATAGGCAAAGCCCAGCTCAATGCATCATCACACATGAGCTGCATTACTCACCAAAGACATCTCAGTTGACCAGTGCAAGTACTGATGCACATACAAACAACAAACATATGGTCCCACATACAAAGAATCACGCCAGGTATAGCCCCCAAATTCCACCTCCATTTCCAGATGGAGGCCACAGAGTGAGCTGGCTCCCAAAAGAGAATGCCTTTGACTCATGCCAAAATGATACACACAAAAGCATATACAATATGGTTGCACAGACAGAAATTCTGAGGAGGTGTAAAAATTTTACATCCACACCCAGGTAGAGGCCTCTAAACAGATTGGCCCAGCTCTCTAAAGGGAACAGACCCAGAGTGGCTCACTTCCTGTAAGGGAAGCAGCCCAAATGGAGTAGAGAGAGTTTCCAAcctgcacaagctggaatgactTACCTTCCAAGCAACACTGAATGTGGACTGCATTCTGGACATTTCTTTGCTCCAGTCTTGTGCCATGAGGCAGTTGGTACCTCTCAAGGACAGTGCCTCCCAGTTCCCTGGAGCAAATGAGCTCCAGCAGCCTCTGGCGACTCAGAGAAGGGACTTTCTGTGGCTGGAGTTGAC includes the following:
- the LOC122687100 gene encoding 60S ribosomal protein L7a-like; the encoded protein is MPKGKKAKGKKVAPAPAVVKKQEAKKVVNPLFEKRPKNFGIGQDIQPKRDLTRFVKWPRYIRLQRQRAILYKRLKVPPAINQFTQALDRQTATQLLKLAHKYRPETKQEKKQRLLARAEKKAAGKGDVPTKRPPVLRAGVNTVTTLVENKKAQLVVIAHDVDPIELVVFLPALCRKMGVPYCIIKGKARLGRLVHRKTCTTVAFTQVNSEDKSALAKLVEAIRTNYNDRYDEIRRHWGGNVLGPKSVARIAKLEKAKAKELATKPG